The following are encoded in a window of Pygocentrus nattereri isolate fPygNat1 chromosome 5, fPygNat1.pri, whole genome shotgun sequence genomic DNA:
- the LOC108444216 gene encoding GPI-linked NAD(P)(+)--arginine ADP-ribosyltransferase 1-like: MKMTISVATVLFLMTISLSVRKSSGQALPLDMAENSVDDSFEGCKADMYKLVASKYTEQEINHTPGFSAAWQNALNNCNKVGLNVNQSAAIYMYTQAKSKNPDCSYKEFNNACRKEKAAYTSGDFKFYTLYFFLTEAVQQLKRQFSQRFFCVTSYRKTNITFTNVSLNQKIRFGSFASSSLNKTTIVNSFGEESCFKIKTCYGAKLKKYSALPHEQEVLIPPYEVFRITAIEKRDEKNKLWCKVVYELKSAGKRSDLKCIKTKKLQGGIFTNSITLN, encoded by the exons ATGAAGATGACCATATCTGTGGCCACTGTGCTGTTCCTCATGaccatttctctttctgtaagGAAG AGCAGTGGTCAGGCTCTGCCCCTGGACATGGCCGAGAACTCTGTGGATGACTCCTTCGAAGGCTGTAAGGCTGACATGTATAAGTTAGTGGCATCAAAGTACACTGAACAGGAAATAAATCATACTCCTGGTTTCTCGGCTGCCTGGCAAAATGCACTGAATAACTGCAACAAAGTTGGACTCAACGTAAACCAGTCTGCCGccatatacatgtatacacagGCCAAGTCAAAAAATCCAGATTGTTCATATAAGGAGTTCAACAATGCTTGCCGAAAAGAAAAAGCAGCGTACACGTCAGGTGACTTTAAGTTTTACACACTGTATTTCTTTCTGACTGAAGCCGTTCAGCAACTCAAAAGACAATTCAGTCAAAGGTTTTTTTGCGTGACCTCATATCGCAAAACCAATATCACATTTACCAACGTGTCTCTCAATCAAAAAATTCGATTTGGTTCTTTCGCTTCCAGCtctttaaataaaaccacaatTGTTAACAGTTTTGGTGAAGAGTCCTGTTTCAAAATTAAGACTTGTTACGGagctaaactgaaaaaatactCAGCCCTGCCACATGAGCAAGAGGTGTTAATTCCTCCTTATGAGGTCTTTCGCATCACAGCCATTgaaaagagagatgagaaaaacaaactgtggtGTAAGGTGGTTTATGAACTCAAAAGTGCTGGTAAGAGGAGCGATcttaaatgcataaaaacaaaaaaactccaGGGTGGGATCTTCACCAATAGCATTACCTTGAATTGA